One Candidatus Sulfurimonas baltica DNA segment encodes these proteins:
- a CDS encoding tetratricopeptide repeat protein, producing MNTSNIKNIVIQSFSLHNSKRSGKKNFVYKSETELEISLLEDDNFETLEKTLLALRKKGKLYYKLLEYWRHLIVVMVPALVIAIGFASVSIYEDTFKQMLFSFPQAFGSKEIIAVVISLFTVGMIAFLPALIAGENGHFEEKVRSWFNHEYRLVKRLEFLLKTLLSSNSSLHVYNADIFCEKSWIWTVLIPSVIKQPNSLILHVRHDMKNELSKKLEQIAKDSSLSINIIFKDEKISKEPLSIEMLSNDEQRFLGILYFCSLFNLPKEWKKEEEIEPSSMERLSTVFADFIFDILEKQDKWKNKVSFEHFLQRCMQDYGFCQFEDGEWYLNKLENKPNSYENDYTTLYNYLHSHSQEILHKQSDAIGLIIAYAILPSMHQVSSYKKPLISLLIEKLYKNEHYFLVSRYWHNIAGDIPDIKKPAQSFSVNSTSLYRELSIESLDALETLFERAGMFDEALLLSHFLYNYEPFKYHIGIARLYERKGEFTKAIKELESAENLDFFNKESPVYLLYLQYRAWFIVSAREEEKKKWGQKALEEFESVLNSSNIGRRDTKMLWHLYNTKANYAEWEGDYEKAIEAYGKCLLIPGVGYYEYGGTFVNMGISYRLLSGNKNFEEAKEIAHLSKIYGEKGVKLKRMLGDEDELPIALHNQALNRLTEYMLSPSELLLQEVLHETKEACAILEKNGAKKRYAMLLAERYIAFILLGKNVEGEEVFRRLLLWVQNSCSSKQECIDIYNIFNVYLNLDPQKSAFLISHSQHS from the coding sequence ATGAATACTAGTAATATAAAAAACATAGTGATACAAAGTTTTTCACTTCATAATTCTAAGCGTTCAGGCAAAAAAAACTTTGTATATAAATCAGAGACAGAACTTGAGATTTCTCTTTTAGAAGATGATAATTTTGAGACTTTAGAAAAAACACTTCTAGCACTACGTAAAAAGGGAAAGCTGTACTATAAACTTTTAGAATATTGGAGACATCTAATTGTAGTTATGGTGCCTGCCTTGGTTATTGCTATTGGCTTTGCCTCCGTTTCTATCTATGAAGACACTTTTAAGCAGATGCTTTTTTCATTTCCACAAGCCTTTGGCTCAAAAGAGATAATTGCTGTAGTGATATCTTTGTTCACTGTAGGTATGATAGCATTTCTTCCTGCTCTTATTGCCGGTGAAAATGGACATTTTGAAGAAAAAGTTCGTTCTTGGTTTAATCATGAATATCGTCTTGTTAAAAGGCTTGAGTTCTTGCTTAAAACACTCCTTAGCAGCAATAGTTCCTTACATGTATATAACGCAGATATATTTTGCGAAAAAAGCTGGATATGGACTGTGTTAATTCCTTCTGTTATAAAACAACCCAATTCACTTATCCTACATGTACGTCATGATATGAAAAATGAACTGAGTAAAAAATTAGAGCAAATTGCTAAAGATAGCTCATTATCAATAAATATAATATTCAAAGATGAAAAAATTTCAAAAGAGCCACTTAGTATAGAGATGCTTTCCAATGACGAGCAAAGATTTTTGGGAATACTTTACTTTTGTTCATTGTTTAATCTTCCTAAAGAGTGGAAAAAAGAAGAAGAGATAGAGCCATCTTCCATGGAGCGGTTATCTACTGTTTTTGCTGATTTTATTTTTGATATACTTGAAAAACAAGATAAATGGAAAAATAAAGTATCTTTTGAACATTTTTTACAGCGATGTATGCAAGACTACGGTTTTTGTCAGTTTGAAGATGGAGAGTGGTATTTAAATAAACTGGAGAACAAACCAAATTCATACGAGAATGATTATACTACTTTATATAATTATCTTCATAGTCATTCTCAGGAGATTTTACATAAGCAAAGTGATGCTATAGGACTTATAATAGCATATGCTATTTTGCCATCCATGCATCAGGTCTCATCTTATAAAAAACCATTGATCTCTTTGCTAATTGAAAAGCTTTATAAGAATGAACATTATTTTCTTGTCTCAAGGTATTGGCATAACATTGCAGGAGATATACCTGATATAAAAAAGCCTGCTCAAAGCTTTTCAGTAAATTCGACATCTTTATATAGAGAACTTAGTATAGAGAGCCTTGATGCGCTAGAGACACTGTTTGAACGTGCAGGTATGTTTGACGAGGCACTTCTTTTGTCACACTTTTTATATAATTATGAACCATTTAAATACCATATAGGTATCGCCAGATTGTATGAGAGAAAAGGGGAGTTTACAAAAGCAATAAAAGAACTTGAAAGTGCAGAAAATTTAGATTTTTTTAATAAAGAGAGTCCTGTATATCTACTGTATCTTCAGTATCGTGCTTGGTTTATTGTTAGTGCTCGTGAAGAGGAAAAGAAAAAATGGGGACAAAAAGCGCTTGAGGAGTTTGAATCAGTATTAAACTCTTCAAATATTGGCAGACGAGATACCAAAATGCTTTGGCATCTTTATAACACTAAGGCTAATTATGCAGAATGGGAAGGCGACTACGAAAAAGCAATAGAAGCTTATGGAAAATGTCTTCTTATTCCAGGCGTAGGTTATTATGAATATGGAGGAACCTTTGTGAATATGGGTATATCTTACCGTCTTTTATCTGGAAATAAAAATTTTGAAGAAGCAAAAGAAATAGCACACCTTAGTAAGATTTATGGAGAAAAGGGGGTGAAGCTTAAGCGTATGCTTGGTGATGAAGATGAACTCCCGATAGCTTTACATAATCAGGCTCTGAATAGGCTTACAGAATATATGCTTTCTCCATCTGAGTTACTTTTGCAAGAGGTTCTTCATGAGACTAAAGAGGCTTGCGCTATTTTAGAAAAAAATGGTGCAAAAAAGCGTTATGCAATGCTTTTAGCTGAAAGATACATAGCTTTTATTCTTTTAGGAAAAAATGTTGAAGGTGAGGAGGTTTTTAGAAGACTTCTACTATGGGTGCAAAACTCTTGTTCTTCAAAACAAGAGTGCATAGACATCTATAATATTTTTAATGTTTACTTAAATCTAGATCCACAAAAGAGTGCTTTTTTAATCAGTCACTCTCAACACTCTTAG
- the proB gene encoding glutamate 5-kinase: MKRLVIKVGTAVLTNNNKIAKERMLNLVTLIATLKDKYAVVLVTSGAVAAGYSTLKLDKRKQIGKKALAAAGQPILMTAYKKKFDIYDIDTAQILLTEDDFDSRKRTKMFQEIIDAHLENDILPIVNENDITSTPEQLFGDNDQLSANVAYAIDADMLVILSDIDGYYDKNPREYEDAKIYKTMNEIPQNSLVDTSTPNNEFATGGIVTKLKAADYLLKRGRKMFLCNGFDLSAAESFLLRDKHVLGTLFEPKSVESD, from the coding sequence ATGAAAAGACTAGTTATAAAAGTTGGGACAGCTGTTTTGACAAACAATAACAAGATTGCCAAAGAAAGAATGCTAAATCTTGTTACACTAATCGCAACTCTTAAAGATAAGTATGCTGTAGTATTAGTTACATCAGGAGCAGTCGCTGCAGGGTACTCGACATTGAAACTTGACAAAAGAAAACAGATTGGTAAAAAAGCTCTTGCAGCAGCCGGTCAGCCAATTTTGATGACAGCATATAAGAAGAAATTTGATATTTATGATATTGACACTGCTCAGATACTCTTGACTGAAGATGATTTTGATTCAAGAAAACGTACTAAAATGTTTCAGGAAATCATTGATGCGCATTTAGAAAATGATATTTTACCTATTGTTAATGAAAACGATATTACATCTACACCGGAACAACTTTTTGGTGACAATGATCAACTCTCAGCAAATGTTGCATATGCGATTGATGCAGATATGTTAGTTATTTTAAGTGACATTGATGGTTACTATGACAAAAATCCACGAGAATATGAAGATGCCAAAATTTATAAAACTATGAATGAAATACCGCAAAACTCATTAGTTGATACTTCAACACCAAACAATGAGTTTGCAACAGGCGGCATCGTGACAAAACTAAAAGCCGCTGATTACTTGTTGAAGCGTGGAAGGAAAATGTTTTTATGCAACGGCTTTGATCTTAGCGCAGCAGAATCATTTCTTTTGAGAGATAAACATGTCCTAGGAACACTATTTGAGCCTAAGAGTGTTGAGAGTGACTGA
- the murD gene encoding UDP-N-acetylmuramoyl-L-alanine--D-glutamate ligase, whose protein sequence is MQRVSLFGYANTTKSLTKLFPNAVFYDDKVSKPFKDENGFRVKPSSEFNPNYSDLEIPSPGIPPSHPLIAKAKNLISEYDCFAKNSPLTIWISGTNGKTTTTQMMQHLLQDRGSQAGGNIGIPLANLRTDADIWILETSSFTMHYTNQAVPNIYVLLPINPDHLSWHGSMDEYVNAKLKPIMKMKEGEIAIIPHVYKDIATSAHVITYKNEQDLASYFCIESERVNFKGAFLADALLAMAVDKILFDRVDYEKINSFKLDPHRQEELRDSKNRLWVNDTKATNIDATIAALQRYKTLHVHLILGGDDKGVDLAELFEYLKNCSVEIYNIGTNKEKLSLLAKKYNIKFELCKNLADAIDKINKNLKENEVGMLSPAASSLDEFSSYAQRGDQFKKAINTIS, encoded by the coding sequence ATGCAAAGAGTCTCTCTTTTTGGCTATGCGAATACAACAAAATCGTTAACAAAACTTTTTCCAAATGCGGTTTTTTATGATGATAAAGTTTCAAAACCATTCAAAGATGAAAATGGTTTCAGAGTTAAACCGTCATCAGAATTCAATCCAAATTACTCTGATTTAGAGATTCCTTCCCCTGGAATTCCGCCATCTCATCCACTTATTGCTAAAGCTAAAAACCTTATAAGTGAGTATGACTGCTTTGCAAAAAACTCTCCGCTCACCATTTGGATAAGCGGAACAAATGGAAAAACAACCACAACTCAAATGATGCAACATTTACTTCAAGACAGAGGCTCTCAAGCAGGCGGAAACATAGGCATTCCTTTGGCAAACTTGCGTACCGATGCTGATATATGGATTTTGGAGACAAGTTCTTTTACAATGCACTATACAAATCAAGCTGTTCCAAACATTTATGTTTTACTTCCGATAAATCCAGACCATTTAAGCTGGCACGGCTCTATGGATGAATATGTTAACGCAAAATTAAAACCTATAATGAAAATGAAAGAGGGAGAAATAGCAATAATCCCACATGTATATAAAGATATAGCAACTTCTGCACATGTCATTACATACAAAAACGAACAAGACTTAGCTTCATATTTTTGCATAGAGAGTGAAAGAGTAAACTTCAAAGGTGCATTTCTAGCAGATGCTCTTTTGGCAATGGCTGTTGATAAAATACTTTTTGACAGAGTTGATTATGAAAAAATAAACTCTTTTAAGCTTGACCCTCACAGGCAAGAGGAGTTAAGAGACAGCAAAAACCGCCTATGGGTTAATGATACCAAAGCAACCAATATAGATGCTACTATCGCTGCCCTGCAGAGATACAAAACCCTACATGTACATCTTATTTTGGGTGGAGATGACAAAGGCGTTGATTTAGCTGAACTGTTTGAATACTTAAAAAATTGCAGTGTTGAAATATATAATATTGGAACAAACAAAGAGAAGCTTTCACTATTGGCAAAAAAGTACAATATTAAATTTGAATTGTGTAAAAATTTAGCAGATGCAATAGATAAAATAAATAAAAATTTAAAAGAAAACGAAGTTGGAATGCTATCGCCTGCCGCCTCTAGCCTAGATGAATTTAGCTCTTATGCCCAAAGAGGCGATCAATTTAAAAAAGCAATTAACACTATAAGCTAG
- the mraY gene encoding phospho-N-acetylmuramoyl-pentapeptide-transferase, whose product MLYWLSEILNINILGYITIRAGISFFLALFFTMFLMPRFIKWAQRTSSVQPINEWAPDRHKEKAKTPTMGGVVFIFATILASLITIKFSNIYAVGSILTLGLFAIIGFKDDYAKIKKNENLAGLKARTKLTLQIVSSLFIASFLCIFADFNTELYVPFIKNPVFDMGIYAIFFWAIVMISTSNAVNLTDGLDGLATVPSLAALTSFAIIIYITGNAKISSYLLMPNFNVGEVAIVASALMGALTGFLWYNCHPAEVFMGDSGSLTIGAFLGYLAVISKSEILLLLIGLIFVIETLSVILQVGSYKLRKKRVFLMAPIHHHFEMKQWSENKIIVRFWIIAILSNMIALISLKIR is encoded by the coding sequence TTGCTTTATTGGCTATCAGAAATACTAAATATTAACATACTTGGATATATTACTATAAGAGCTGGAATCTCTTTCTTTTTAGCTCTTTTTTTTACAATGTTTTTAATGCCCCGTTTTATAAAGTGGGCACAAAGAACTTCAAGTGTTCAGCCTATCAACGAGTGGGCGCCAGATAGACACAAAGAAAAAGCAAAAACTCCGACTATGGGTGGAGTTGTTTTTATTTTTGCAACTATTTTGGCATCTCTTATTACCATTAAGTTTTCAAACATCTATGCTGTCGGTTCAATTTTAACTCTTGGATTATTCGCTATTATAGGCTTTAAAGATGATTATGCAAAAATTAAGAAAAACGAAAATTTAGCAGGTTTAAAAGCAAGAACAAAACTTACGCTTCAAATAGTTTCTTCTCTTTTTATTGCATCATTTTTATGCATATTTGCGGACTTCAATACTGAACTCTATGTTCCATTTATAAAAAATCCTGTTTTTGACATGGGGATATACGCCATCTTTTTTTGGGCAATAGTTATGATTTCAACTTCAAATGCTGTAAATCTTACTGATGGACTTGATGGACTTGCAACCGTTCCTTCGCTTGCAGCGCTTACTTCTTTTGCTATTATCATCTATATAACAGGCAATGCGAAGATAAGCTCTTACCTTCTTATGCCCAATTTCAATGTTGGTGAAGTTGCTATAGTAGCAAGTGCTTTAATGGGCGCACTTACAGGTTTTCTATGGTATAACTGCCACCCTGCTGAAGTTTTTATGGGAGATAGTGGTTCTCTAACAATAGGAGCTTTTTTAGGATACCTTGCAGTAATTTCTAAAAGTGAAATTCTTCTACTTCTAATCGGCTTAATATTTGTAATAGAGACTCTTTCCGTTATTCTTCAAGTTGGAAGTTACAAACTTAGAAAAAAAAGAGTTTTTTTGATGGCACCAATTCATCACCATTTTGAGATGAAACAGTGGTCGGAAAATAAAATTATTGTTAGATTTTGGATAATCGCAATTTTATCTAATATGATTGCATTAATTTCACTAAAGATACGCTAA
- the gpmI gene encoding 2,3-bisphosphoglycerate-independent phosphoglycerate mutase yields the protein MSKKVVLVITDGIGFSYKTDHNAFYNAKKPTYDKLFSETPHSLIDTFGLSVGLPEGQMGNSEVGHMSIGSGRILYQDLVKISLALSENTLKDNVELKNLFNASSRLHLIGLMSDGGVHSHIEHFMGIADLASKEGKEVFLHLITDGRDVSPTSAGKYIKLVESHLNENIKIATISGRFYSMDRDNRWARVQRGYEAIVNATPKTDNTPAGYIGSSYALGDTDEFVAPVAFEGYDGFEDGDSVLTINFRSDRMRELVSAIADKNFDGFARTHKKVNLATITEYDKSFTYPVLFRKDAPKNTLAEVISSKGLRQLHTAETEKYAHVTFFLNGGIDEPYVNETRVLIPSPDVKTYNEKPEMSAKEVGCAVLKAMDDGYDFVVVNFANGDMVGHTGDFEAAKIAVTAVDTELGKIMKKAKEDNYALIITSDHGNCEEMRDEAGDVLTNHTVGKVWCFVQADGVTKVETGGLNNIAPTVLKLMEIEIPKEMDHALI from the coding sequence TTGAGTAAAAAAGTTGTTTTAGTCATAACAGATGGCATAGGGTTTAGTTATAAGACCGATCATAATGCGTTTTACAATGCCAAAAAACCAACATATGATAAACTCTTTAGTGAAACTCCTCATTCACTTATTGATACTTTTGGGCTCAGCGTTGGGCTTCCTGAAGGACAGATGGGAAATTCAGAAGTTGGGCATATGAGTATTGGGAGTGGAAGAATTTTGTATCAAGATTTGGTTAAAATCTCTTTGGCTTTAAGTGAAAATACTTTAAAAGACAATGTGGAGTTAAAAAATCTTTTTAACGCTTCTAGCAGATTGCATCTTATTGGACTTATGAGTGACGGCGGAGTTCACTCTCATATAGAACATTTTATGGGAATAGCTGATTTAGCTTCAAAAGAGGGAAAAGAGGTTTTTTTACATCTTATCACTGATGGAAGGGATGTCTCTCCAACTTCAGCGGGAAAATATATAAAGCTAGTCGAATCTCATCTCAATGAAAACATTAAGATAGCTACAATTTCCGGCCGTTTTTACAGTATGGACAGAGATAACCGTTGGGCAAGAGTTCAAAGAGGTTATGAGGCAATTGTAAATGCAACTCCTAAAACAGACAATACGCCAGCTGGATATATTGGCTCATCATATGCCTTAGGCGATACAGATGAGTTTGTAGCTCCAGTGGCATTTGAAGGTTACGACGGGTTTGAAGATGGGGACAGCGTTTTAACTATAAACTTTAGAAGTGACAGAATGAGAGAACTTGTTTCAGCCATTGCTGATAAAAACTTTGATGGATTTGCAAGAACACACAAGAAAGTTAATCTAGCAACAATTACAGAATATGACAAAAGTTTTACATATCCGGTTCTATTTAGAAAAGACGCTCCAAAAAATACACTAGCCGAGGTTATCTCATCCAAAGGATTAAGACAGCTTCATACAGCAGAAACAGAAAAGTATGCACATGTGACCTTTTTCTTAAATGGTGGTATAGATGAGCCTTATGTTAATGAGACAAGAGTGCTGATTCCATCACCAGATGTAAAAACTTACAATGAAAAACCTGAAATGAGTGCAAAGGAAGTTGGTTGTGCAGTTTTAAAAGCCATGGACGACGGTTATGACTTTGTAGTTGTAAACTTTGCAAACGGAGATATGGTTGGGCATACTGGTGATTTTGAAGCAGCAAAAATTGCAGTTACTGCTGTTGACACAGAACTTGGTAAAATTATGAAAAAAGCCAAAGAGGATAATTATGCTTTAATAATTACGTCTGACCATGGCAATTGTGAAGAGATGAGGGATGAAGCGGGAGATGTTTTGACAAATCATACAGTTGGAAAAGTTTGGTGTTTTGTTCAAGCAGATGGAGTTACCAAGGTTGAGACTGGCGGCTTAAACAATATCGCGCCCACAGTTTTGAAACTTATGGAGATAGAGATTCCAAAAGAGATGGATCATGCACTAATATAG
- the fabG gene encoding 3-oxoacyl-ACP reductase FabG, translated as MKFSGKNVLVTGSSRGIGAEIAKTLAGFGLKVWINYRSGATEADAVKDAIETAGGKAAVIGFDVSDEAAFVDAIKTIIDSDGELSYLVNNAGITNDKLALRMKTEDFMSVINANLTSCFIGCRESMKVMRKKKFGSVVNIASIVGETGNAGQTNYAASKGGVIAMTKSFAIEAATSGIRYNTVTPGFIATEMTDALSDEIKNGFTANIPMKRFGNAVEVAEATAFLLSDHSSYITGETLKVNGGLNMA; from the coding sequence ATGAAATTTAGTGGAAAAAATGTTTTAGTGACAGGTTCAAGTCGAGGTATTGGTGCAGAAATTGCAAAAACTTTAGCAGGTTTTGGCCTTAAGGTGTGGATTAACTATAGAAGTGGTGCAACAGAAGCTGACGCAGTAAAAGATGCAATAGAAACTGCTGGCGGAAAAGCAGCAGTAATTGGTTTTGATGTAAGTGACGAAGCGGCATTTGTTGATGCGATTAAAACTATTATTGATAGTGATGGAGAACTCTCTTATCTTGTGAATAATGCTGGAATTACAAATGATAAACTAGCTCTTAGGATGAAAACAGAAGATTTTATGTCTGTAATAAATGCAAATCTAACATCTTGTTTTATTGGTTGTCGTGAGTCTATGAAAGTTATGCGTAAAAAGAAATTTGGCTCAGTTGTAAATATTGCTTCAATAGTTGGAGAAACTGGTAATGCTGGTCAAACAAATTATGCTGCTTCAAAAGGCGGAGTAATAGCTATGACAAAAAGTTTTGCTATTGAAGCAGCTACTAGCGGTATACGCTACAACACTGTAACACCTGGCTTTATAGCAACGGAAATGACCGATGCTCTTAGTGATGAAATCAAAAATGGATTTACTGCAAATATTCCAATGAAACGATTTGGAAATGCTGTAGAAGTAGCAGAAGCAACAGCTTTTTTACTCTCAGATCACTCTAGTTATATAACAGGTGAAACACTAAAAGTTAATGGTGGTTTGAATATGGCATAG
- the acpP gene encoding acyl carrier protein: protein MALLDDIKEVVVEQLGVNADEVKEDAKFVEDLGADSLDVVELVMALEEKFDIEIPDDEAEKIQTVRDVVTYIESK from the coding sequence ATGGCACTTTTAGACGATATTAAAGAAGTAGTAGTTGAGCAATTAGGCGTTAACGCAGATGAAGTAAAAGAAGACGCAAAATTTGTTGAAGATTTAGGTGCTGACAGCCTTGACGTAGTTGAATTAGTTATGGCTCTTGAAGAAAAGTTTGATATTGAAATACCTGATGATGAAGCAGAAAAAATTCAAACAGTTAGAGATGTTGTAACTTACATAGAAAGTAAATAA
- a CDS encoding beta-ketoacyl-ACP synthase II, producing the protein MKRVVVTGLGMINAVGNDKESSFKAICEGACGIDTITLFDPENYAVKIAGEVKDFDPETVMAPKEVKKADRFIHLGLKAAQEAMADANLDDNTDMERFGISAGSGIGGLPLIEKNSIIIETKGPRKISPFFIPGALVNMLGGFVSIEHGTKGPNLSSVTACAAGTHAISEAVKTIMCGGADKMLVVSAECAVTGAGVGGFAAMKALSTNNDNPKGASRPFDTNRDGFVMGEGAAALVLEVYEDAVARGANIYGEIIGFGESGDANHITTPSLDGPARAMKAAYKMAGSPKLDYINAHGTSTPINDKNETAAVKELLGGKENCPPMSSIKGQIGHCLGAAGGIEAVVCLMAMRDGIIPPTINYETPDENCDLDVVPNKSRKVALNTVMSNSFGFGGTNGVLIFKKI; encoded by the coding sequence ATGAAAAGAGTTGTTGTCACAGGTTTAGGCATGATAAATGCAGTAGGAAATGATAAAGAGAGTTCTTTTAAAGCTATTTGTGAAGGTGCATGTGGAATAGACACTATAACTCTTTTTGACCCTGAAAATTATGCTGTTAAAATTGCAGGTGAAGTTAAAGATTTTGATCCAGAAACAGTTATGGCACCAAAAGAGGTGAAAAAAGCTGATAGATTTATTCATCTTGGTCTTAAAGCTGCACAAGAAGCAATGGCAGATGCTAACCTTGATGACAATACAGATATGGAAAGATTTGGGATTAGTGCAGGTTCAGGAATAGGCGGACTTCCTTTAATAGAGAAAAATTCTATAATAATAGAAACTAAAGGGCCTCGTAAAATTTCTCCATTCTTTATTCCTGGGGCATTGGTAAATATGCTAGGTGGATTTGTTTCTATTGAGCATGGGACAAAAGGTCCAAACCTTTCAAGTGTTACAGCGTGTGCGGCGGGAACACACGCTATTAGTGAAGCAGTCAAAACTATTATGTGTGGCGGTGCTGACAAAATGTTGGTTGTTTCGGCAGAGTGTGCTGTTACTGGCGCCGGTGTTGGTGGTTTTGCTGCGATGAAAGCACTCTCTACTAACAATGATAATCCGAAGGGTGCTTCTCGTCCATTTGACACAAATCGTGATGGTTTTGTTATGGGTGAGGGTGCTGCAGCTCTTGTTTTAGAAGTTTATGAAGATGCTGTTGCTCGTGGTGCAAACATATATGGAGAAATCATAGGTTTTGGTGAGAGCGGAGATGCTAACCATATTACAACACCAAGCCTTGATGGTCCTGCTCGTGCCATGAAAGCTGCATATAAGATGGCAGGTTCACCTAAACTTGATTATATAAATGCACATGGAACAAGTACTCCAATTAATGATAAGAATGAAACAGCAGCAGTTAAAGAGTTGCTTGGTGGTAAAGAGAATTGTCCTCCAATGAGTTCAATTAAAGGTCAGATTGGACACTGTCTGGGCGCTGCTGGCGGCATTGAGGCGGTAGTATGTCTTATGGCTATGAGAGATGGAATTATTCCTCCAACAATTAATTATGAAACACCTGATGAGAACTGTGATTTAGATGTTGTTCCTAATAAATCAAGAAAAGTTGCACTAAACACTGTTATGAGCAACTCTTTTGGTTTTGGTGGAACTAATGGTGTTTTGATTTTTAAAAAAATCTAA
- the accA gene encoding acetyl-CoA carboxylase carboxyl transferase subunit alpha gives MATYLDFEHKIKFIQEDIISAQVRHDDGAVEALQKNLDKEVSKIFNNLSPFQQLQLARHIDRPYALDYINLIMRDKYELHGDRHFRDDAAILCYLGYIGDEKVMVIGEQKGRGTKNKIKRNFGMPHPEGYRKALRAAKLAEKFNIPVLMLIDTPGAYPGIGAEERNQSEAIARNLLELSQLQTQTISIVIGEGGSGGALAIGVADKFAMMRYSVFSVISPEGCSAILWNDPTKVEAATNAMKITSGDLMELGLIDDIVSEPLIGAHRDRDTAATAIAEYFLSELSKLREMTSEERMDVRYKKLTGVGAFSE, from the coding sequence TTGGCAACATATTTAGACTTTGAACACAAAATAAAATTTATTCAAGAAGATATTATATCTGCACAAGTTCGTCATGATGACGGTGCAGTAGAAGCACTTCAGAAAAATCTAGATAAAGAAGTTTCAAAAATATTTAATAACTTATCTCCTTTTCAGCAACTGCAACTCGCTCGTCACATTGATAGACCATATGCACTAGATTATATTAATTTAATCATGAGAGATAAATATGAATTACATGGAGACAGACACTTCCGTGATGATGCTGCTATTCTTTGTTATTTAGGCTACATTGGCGATGAAAAAGTTATGGTTATCGGTGAGCAAAAGGGTCGTGGGACCAAAAATAAAATAAAAAGAAACTTTGGTATGCCACATCCTGAAGGTTATAGAAAAGCACTTCGTGCTGCTAAGTTAGCTGAAAAATTCAATATACCAGTATTAATGCTTATTGATACACCGGGTGCATATCCTGGTATTGGAGCAGAAGAACGAAATCAGAGTGAAGCAATCGCAAGAAATTTACTAGAATTGTCTCAGCTTCAAACTCAAACAATTTCTATTGTTATTGGAGAAGGTGGAAGTGGAGGCGCTCTGGCAATCGGAGTTGCTGATAAATTTGCCATGATGAGATATTCTGTATTTAGTGTTATATCACCAGAAGGATGCTCAGCTATTTTATGGAATGATCCTACAAAAGTTGAAGCGGCTACAAATGCTATGAAAATCACTAGTGGTGATTTGATGGAATTAGGTCTTATTGATGATATTGTATCTGAACCGCTTATTGGAGCACACAGAGATAGAGACACTGCTGCCACTGCAATAGCAGAATACTTTTTAAGTGAACTCTCCAAGCTTCGTGAAATGACAAGCGAAGAGAGAATGGATGTTAGATATAAAAAACTGACAGGTGTCGGAGCATTTTCAGAGTAA